From the Megachile rotundata isolate GNS110a unplaced genomic scaffold, iyMegRotu1 scaffold0057, whole genome shotgun sequence genome, one window contains:
- the LOC143266156 gene encoding uncharacterized protein LOC143266156: MAPAVAELLQSQADLFTRIDNFKRNTDKLGKDNLTVTVLKSRQRLLNSYWEKFTNNHDAIVRLPESKATEYTAKGVYDQVEAQFVLRYSELSVLIAAAERANGTSASSGSSAAVHKYPEVVLPPITLPTFSGETLEWESFRDRFRSLIHDNDRLSELQKLQYLKGALRGEAARVVEATPTMEGCYAGAFESLERRFGNSRMLSAAHLRRLIHSKAISKATPQDFKRILDEFRGSRLALKALGRPVDHWNELFFHLLSEKLDTATRISWESSLDDPTRVPAFEDLEKYLETRVHALSFAQERDRSSPSVTVKDKKRPATVTPRERSALGVQVANEPTPKSKMGRVCPKCSGPHQLGFCPRFKAVNPLERRDFVDAHALCSSCLNPGHTTKSCKSSYRCMACQGTHHTLLHDAYLRNTTSSIGASGCPAGPSTSASTYAVRSHSKVLLATAQVRMTSPSGLSVSTGALLDPGSETSFVSERLAQTLRLKRKTVHVTLRGLDAQPLGEIHHEVRVWLTSDKDPAFQIRMEALVTRKVTSHTPSLPLDSACWDYLEGFPLADENFRVPSRVDALLGANVCGFLFLENRVGPPGVPPLARTPFGWAPLGPVQASSTTTRSDQSRILHVRRDDDLHTSLQRFWEIENVPTTAPLHPSEIQCKEHFSNTHSKDGTGRYVVRLPFSSQPTEDVGVTRVTATRMLLASERRRERDPRLRERYAAFLDEYLKLGHMEPVTETSRISPRCSYLPHHGVWKGDGDDAKIRVVFDASCVSTGRSSLNSVLLPGPKLQSELWMVLTRWRLFRCAFSADIVKMFRQIRVHPEDRDWQRIVWRPSPTEEVRDFRLTTITYATTPAPFLALRVLQQLADDEGERFPRGAEELRCHSYVDDILAGADNVQEAEEVRHQLVELLTADGFPLDKWAVNFDTAMFGNLSTEKLLQVNDTVGALGLRWDPKADILTLRSYRPVEETSTTSWTKREVVSETARLFDPMGWFAPVLIRAKVLTQDLWLAALDWDEPLTKTIDTNWANFRCDLERLEALKIPRWTGSESEDALELHAFCDASERAYAAAIYLRVPHSHTAADVHLLVCKTKVAPTKQQSVPRLELCGVTCVAPRTCFAVEAFRGPPSRGDPWSSPRGAVEACADF; the protein is encoded by the exons ATGGCTCCAGCTGTGGCGGAGTTGCTGCAAAGCCAAGCGGATTTGTTTACTCGCATCGACAATTTCAAACGTAACACCGACAAGTTAGGGAAGGATAACCTGACTGTCACTGTTTTGAAATCACGACAGCGCCTTCTCAACTCTTACTGGGAGAAGTTTACTAACAATCACGATGCAATTGTGCGTCTACCGGAATCCAAGGCGACCGAATACACCGCGAAAGGGGTTTACGACCAAGTGGAGGCGCAATTCGTGCTTCGCTATTCAGAATTGAGCGTTCTGATAGCCGCTGCAGAGCGTGCCAATGGGACCAGTGCATCTTCGGGCTCGTCAGCTGCAGTACACAAATACCCGGAAGTGGTACTCCCGCCGATCACTTTGCCGACTTTCTCAGGAGAGACGCTCGAATGGGAATCGTTTCGCGACCGGTTCCGATCGTTAATCCACGACAATGATCGTCTGTCGGAACTTCAGAAGCTCCAATACCTCAAGGGAGCGTTGCGAGGCGAAGCTGCAAGGGTGGTGGAGGCCACGCCAACTATGGAAGGCTGTTATGCAGGTGCGTTTGAATCACTCGAACGTCGATTCGGTAACTCGCGCATGCTGTCGGCTGCCCATCTTCGTCGGTTAATTCACAGCAAGGCGATCAGCAAGGCAACTCCTCAGGACTTCAAACGAATTCTTGACGAATTTCGAGGTTCGCGCCTTGCTCTGAAGGCCCTGGGCAGGCCGGTGGATCATTGGAACGAGCTGTTCTTTCACCTGCTCTCAGAGAAGCTCGACACGGCCACGCGGATATCCTGGGAATCTTCGTTGGATGATCCCACGAGAGTTCCAGCTTTCGAGGATTTGGAGAAGTACCTGGAAACTCGTGTCCACGCTCTCAGCTTCGCGCAAGAACGGGATCGATCGTCTCCATCTGTCACCGTCAAGGATAAAAAACGCCCGGCTACTGTCACCCCCCGGGAGCGGTCTGCCCTTGGAGTGCAGGTAGCCAACGAGCCCACGCCGAAGTCGAAGATGGGTCGCGTCTGCCCAAAGTGCTCGGGCCCTCATCAACTGGGTTTTTGCCCCCGGTTCAAGGCTGTCAACCCCTTGGAGCGGAGAGACTTCGTGGATGCACATGCGCTCTGTAGCTCGTGTTTGAACCCTGGACATACTACGAAGTCATGCAAATCATCTTACCGGTGCATGGCCTGTCAAGGGACTCACCATACGTTACTGCACGATGCCTACCTTCGCAACACGACGTCATCCATCGGCGCTTCGGGATGCCCTGCAGGACCCTCGACATCTGCGTCCACATACGCCGTGCGATCGCATAGCAAGGTGTTGCTCGCGACCGCTCAAGTGCGTATGACCTCACCAAGTGGTCTCAGTGTTTCGACCGGTGCGCTGCTCGATCCTGGTTCGGAAACGTCGTTCGTGAGTGAACGTCTTGCTCAAACACTGCGACTAAAAAGGAAGACCGTGCATGTTACTCTGAGGGGATTGGACGCACAGCCTCTGGGGGAGATTCATCACGAAGTGCGAGTGTGGCTTACCTCCGACAAGGATCCGGCATTTCAAATTCGGATGGAAGCTCTCGTCACCAGGAAAGTGACCTCCCACACACCGTCGCTGCCTCTGGACTCCGCATGTTGGGACTACCTCGAGGGATTCCCATTGGCTGACGAGAACTTCAGGGTACCATCTCGAGTCGATGCTCTCCTGGGCGCTAACGTGTGCGGATTCCTGTTTCTGGAAAATCGCGTGGGTCCACCAGGTGTTCCTCCGCTAGCGCGGACTCCTTTTGGCTGGGCTCCGCTGGGACCAGTCCAAGCCTCGTCTACAACGACCAGATCAGATCAATCGAGGATCCTGCACGTCCGTCGAGATGATGATCTACATACCTCGCTGCAGCGCTTCTGGGAGATCGAAAACGTTCCGACGACAGCGCCCTTGCACCCCTCCGAGATCCAGTGCAAGGAACATTTTTCGAACACTCACTCGAAGGACGGTACGGGACGCTATGTGGTACGTTTGCCATTTTCCTCTCAACCGACCGAAGATGTAGGGGTGACACGAGTAACAGCCACCCGGATGCTGCTAGCATCGGAACGGCGCCGAGAACGTGACCCGCGTCTCCGGGAGAGGTACGCTGCATTCCTCGACGAGTACCTAAAATTGGGCCACATGGAACCGGTCACCGAGACATCCAGGATTTCGCCACGCTGCAGTTACTTACCTCACCACGGCGTATGGAAAGGAGATGGCGACGATGCGAAGATTCGCGTCGTTTTCGATGCATCGTGTGTTTCCACGGGTAGGTCGTCGCTTAATTCGGTTTTGTTGCCAGGTCCCAAACTGCAGAGTGAGTTATGGATGGTCCTCACACGCTGGAGACTTTTCCGATGTGCTTTTTCTGCGGATATTGTTAAAATGTTCCGTCAGATACGAGTACACCCCGAAGATCGTGATTGGCAACGCATTGTATGGAGACCATCACCCACCGAGGAAGTGCGGGACTTCCGTCTTACAACAATCACGTACGCAACCACCCCCGCACCCTTTCTGGCTCTTCGGGTTCTCCAGCAGCTCGCCGATGATGAGGGCGAACGTTTCCCACGAGGAGCGGAAGAGTTGCGATGTCACTCATACGTCGACGATATCCTGGCTGGAGCGGATAACGTCCAAGAAGCAGAGGAAGTCCGACACCAGCTGGTGGAGCTTCTCACGGCGGACGGTTTCCCTCTGGATAAGTGGGCGGTCAATTTCGACACTGCGATGTTTGGCAATCTTTCTACAGAGAAATTGTTGCAGGTCAATGACACTGTAGGAGCTTTAGGACTTCGATGGGATCCCAAGGCCGACATACTCACGTTGCGAAGCTACCGACCAGTTGAGGAAACCTCTACGACATCTTGGACTAAGCGCGAGGTCGTCTCCGAAACGGCCCGTCTATTCGATCCCATGGGATGGTTCGCTCCAGTGTTGATTCGGGCCAAGGTGCTGACCCAGGATCTCTGGCTTGCTGCTCTGGACTGGGACGAACCGTTAACGAAGACCATCGACACGAACTGGGCTAACTTTCGATGTGATCTGGAGCGTTTGGAGGCCTTGAAAATCCCTCGCTGGACGGGCTCAGAATCCGAGGATGCCTTGGAGCTCCACGCGTTTTGTGATGCTTCCGAACGAGCGTACGCAGCCGCTATTTACCTGCGAGTTCCGCATTCGCATACGGCCGCTGACGTACATCTTCTGGTCTGTAAGACGAAGGTCGCACCTACGAAACAGCAGAGTGTGCCTCGGCTCGAGCTTTGCggtgtgacgtg CGTGGCTCCAAGGACATGCTTCGCGGTGGAAGCCTTTCGTGGCCCACCGAGTCGCGGAGATCCATGGTCTTCTCCCAGAGGTGCAGTGGAGGCATGTGCGGACTTCTAA